The genomic interval GGCGAGAAGCTCATCGCCGACCTCGAGAAGGAGATCTCCGACGCGGTGGAGAAGCACTCCGGCGTCACGGGGAAGTCGGCCATGTTCCTCACCCATGTGGACACCTCGGACCTCAGCGTCGTGAACTTCTACACCGCCCATGACACGCGGCCGATGTTCTTCGAGGACCTGGGGATGTCCACGCCGAAGTCCATCGCCGAGGTCTCGGCGAAGACCGACGAGTTCTCGGGCAGCGTGAGCGCGGAGAAGGCGGACGTGTTCGACGACGTCGACATCATCGTCACCTACGGCGACGAGAAGCTCGTCAAGACCCTGCAGGGCGATCCGGTGCTCTCGCAGATCCCCGCCGTGAAGAACGACGCGATCGTGGCCCTGCCCTCGGACGATCCGTTCGGCACCGCCGCGAACCCGACCCCGCTGTCGATCTCGTACGTGCTCGACCGGTACCTCGACGAGCTCGAGCAGGCCGCCGGGAAGTGACGGCGTCCTCGACGCTCGCCCCGCTCCGCCGGGGCCGGCGCACGCGCCTGCTGTGGCTGCTCGGGTGCCTGGCCCTGCTGGCCGCCCTCGCCCTGGCCTCAGTCGCCCTCGGGTCCAGGCAGGTGGGCCTCGAGGACATCCTCGCGGCCCTGAGGGGGACGCCAGAGGGGTTCGACCAGGCCGCTGTCGCCAAGCGCATGCCGCGCACCGTGCTCGCGCTCGTCGGCGGGGCGGGGCTCGGCATCTCGGGGTGCATCATGCAGGGCGTCACCCGCAACCCGCTCGCCGACCCGGGCATCCTCGGCGTGAACACCGGCGCGACCCTCGCCGTGGTGATCGCCATGGCGGCCTTCGGACTCGGCAACGGCTCGGGGGACGCCCGCACCATGGTGTGGGTCGCGATCGCAGGGGCGGGCGCCACCGCCGTCGGGGTCTACGTCATCGGCTCCCTCGGGCAGGGCGGCGCCACGCCGCTCAAGCTCGCGCTCGCGGGTGCCGCGACCTCTGCCGCCCTCGGATCGCTGGTCACCGCGGTGGTCCTGCCCCGCGGAGACATCGCCGAATCGGCTCGGTCCTGGCAGATCGGCGGGGTGGGCGGCGCGACCTGGGCGACCCTCCATCAGATCTGGCCCTTCCTGCTCGTCGGGCTCGTGCTCGCACTCGTCACCGCGCG from Brachybacterium kimchii carries:
- a CDS encoding FecCD family ABC transporter permease; protein product: MTASSTLAPLRRGRRTRLLWLLGCLALLAALALASVALGSRQVGLEDILAALRGTPEGFDQAAVAKRMPRTVLALVGGAGLGISGCIMQGVTRNPLADPGILGVNTGATLAVVIAMAAFGLGNGSGDARTMVWVAIAGAGATAVGVYVIGSLGQGGATPLKLALAGAATSAALGSLVTAVVLPRGDIAESARSWQIGGVGGATWATLHQIWPFLLVGLVLALVTARGLDSLALGDEVAAGLGEHVLATRLLAALGAVLLCGAVTAACGPIGFVGLVVPHACRLLVGVGHRPLMVFSGVVGACLLLASDVLGRLIARPEELDVGIVTALLGAPFFIAIVRRQKVKAL